A stretch of Miscanthus floridulus cultivar M001 chromosome 13, ASM1932011v1, whole genome shotgun sequence DNA encodes these proteins:
- the LOC136499742 gene encoding DNA polymerase alpha catalytic subunit-like produces the protein MGSLGVPFTAAAAAAAGSGGAGAGGKVGLPALDVALAFPQATPASLFPPAGCNLVSDSILCKYISISILTRHDSRLVRYADTYWEKAEFPFHAIPSLASLGLAGGTIKVFEKYVITKSLTKAPEDYPDAKSQPHVQVALRLKQNGYSGCSAGDTVPYLICSQQDSDNTHSMGIAQGARHPEELKRDPDKWMIDIDYCLSQQIHPVVSRLCASIQGTSLARLAECLGLDSAKFQSRVTESSNQDTSTMLLSVIDDEDERYHGCEPLRLSCPSCFGTFDCPPVSSLITSSTSVSYPNNVLCKTLLDDVLCKTRLYVIYVLISM, from the exons ATGGGAAGCTTGGGAG TTCCtttcactgctgctgctgctgctgctgcaggtaGCGGTGGCGCCGGGGCCGGCGGCAAGGTCGGGCTACCGGCGCTGGACGTGGCGCTCGCGTTCCCTCAGGCAACGCCGGCGTCGCTCTTCCCACCCGCCG GTTGCAATTTGGTCTCTGACAGCATCCTGTGCAAGTATATATCAATTTCGATTTTGACAAGACATGATTCAAG GCTAGTTAGATACGCAGACACA TATTGGGAGAAGGCAGAATTCCCATTTCATGCCATTCCCAGCCTTGCATCTCTTGGCTTAGCTGGAGGTACAATAAAG GTCTTCGAAAAATATGTTATCACAAAGAGCTTAACAAAAGCGCCAGAAGATTATCCAGATGCTAAAAGTCAGCCTCATGTTCAG GTTGCTTTGAGACTCAAGCAAAATGGTTACTCTGGTTGCTCAGCTGGTGACACAGTCCCTTATTTAATTTGCTCTCAGCAG GACTCAGATAATACACATTCTATGGGAATAGCTCAGGGAGCTAGACATCCCGAGGAGTTAAAAAGAGACCCTGACAAGTGGATGATTGACATTGACTATTGTTTGTCACAACAG ATTCATCCTGTTGTTTCTCGTCTGTGTGCTTCCATTCAGGGTACTAGTCTAGCTCGTCTAGCTGAATGTCTAGGACTTGATTCGGCTAAG TTCCAATCAAGAGTGACTGAGTCTAGCAATCAAGATACATCTACGATGCTGTTATCTGTAatcgatgatgaagatgagag ATATCATGGTTGTGAGCCACTGCGTTTATCATGCCCAAGCTGTTTTGGTACCTTCGACTGCCCTCCTGTATCTAGTTTGATTACTAGTTCTACAAGTGTATCATATCCAAATAATGTATTGTGCAAGACCTTGTTGGATGATGTACTGTGCAAGACAAGATTGTATGTTATATATGTATTGATCTCCATGTGA